A window of Sphingomonas sp. Leaf357 contains these coding sequences:
- the arsH gene encoding arsenical resistance protein ArsH: MPLRTLTNPDHLPALDRRYALDRPALGLGAGDPPPRILLLYGSLRERSYSRLCVEEAARLLRFFGAETRIFDPSTLPLPDQVTGDDHPAVNELRELSMWSEGHVWCSPERHGQITGIMKLQVDHLPLSMGGMRPTQGRTLAVMQVSAGSQSFNSVNTLRVLGRWMRMVTIPNQSSVAKAFEEFDDAGRMKPSSYYDRIVDVMEELVRFTVLLRPHAAQLVDRYSERKDAGVPIDAAIDLSSIATARP; this comes from the coding sequence ATGCCCCTCCGCACCCTCACCAACCCCGATCATCTGCCCGCGCTCGATCGCCGCTACGCGCTGGATCGCCCCGCCCTTGGCCTGGGCGCGGGCGACCCGCCCCCGCGCATCCTGCTGCTCTACGGATCCCTGCGGGAACGGTCCTACTCCCGGCTGTGCGTCGAGGAGGCGGCGCGCCTGCTGCGCTTCTTCGGCGCGGAGACGCGCATCTTCGACCCCTCGACCCTGCCGCTGCCCGACCAGGTGACCGGCGACGACCATCCGGCCGTAAACGAACTGCGCGAGCTGTCGATGTGGTCGGAGGGGCATGTGTGGTGCAGCCCCGAACGGCATGGCCAGATCACCGGCATCATGAAGCTGCAGGTCGATCACCTGCCGCTGTCAATGGGCGGGATGCGACCGACGCAGGGCCGGACGCTCGCCGTCATGCAGGTGTCAGCCGGATCGCAGTCGTTCAACAGCGTGAACACCCTGCGCGTCCTCGGCCGCTGGATGCGGATGGTGACGATTCCGAACCAGTCGAGCGTCGCCAAGGCGTTCGAGGAGTTTGACGACGCCGGCCGGATGAAGCCGTCGAGCTACTACGACCGCATCGTGGACGTGATGGAGGAGCTGGTCCGCTTCACGGTCCTGCTGCGCCCTCACGCCGCCCAGCTGGTCGACCGGTATTCGGAGCGGAAGGACGCCGGCGTGCCGATCGACGCGGCTATCGATTTATCGAGCATAGCAACAGCTAGACCATAA
- a CDS encoding arsenic transporter: MLLALAIFVVTIALVIWQPRGLGIGWSALGGAAVALLVGVVSLSDVPVVWGIVWNATATFVAIIIVSLLLDEAGFFEWAALHVARWGGGHGRRLFVLIVLLGAAVSALFANDGAALILTPIVIAMLRALGYRDKATLAFVMAAGFVADTASLPLIVSNLVNIVSADFFRIGFADYASVMVPVDLASIAATLVVLLLFFRRDVPTSYHVAQLRAPADAIRDRATFRAGWVVLAALLAGFFLLEPIGVPVSAVAAAGAVLLLVVAARGQVIETRKVLRGAPWQVVIFSLGMYLVVYGLRNAGLTDHLAGLLDRTAQGGVWGAAFGTGIIAALLSSVMNNMPTVLVGALSIDATHATGAVKEAMIYANVIGCDLGPKITPIGSLATLLWLHVLGQKGIRIGWGYYFRIGATLTVPVLLVTLAALALRISGQ, from the coding sequence ATGCTTCTCGCCCTCGCCATCTTCGTCGTCACGATCGCGCTCGTCATCTGGCAGCCCCGAGGCCTCGGCATCGGATGGAGCGCGTTGGGCGGCGCAGCCGTGGCGCTGCTCGTCGGAGTGGTCTCGCTCTCCGACGTCCCGGTGGTGTGGGGCATCGTCTGGAACGCGACCGCGACGTTCGTCGCGATCATCATCGTCAGCCTGCTGCTGGACGAAGCCGGGTTCTTCGAATGGGCGGCGTTGCACGTCGCCCGCTGGGGCGGCGGGCACGGTCGACGGCTGTTCGTCCTAATCGTCCTCCTCGGCGCGGCCGTGTCGGCGCTGTTCGCCAACGACGGCGCGGCGCTGATCCTGACGCCGATCGTCATCGCGATGCTGCGGGCGCTCGGCTACCGCGACAAGGCGACGCTGGCGTTCGTCATGGCGGCGGGCTTCGTGGCCGACACGGCCAGCCTGCCCCTGATCGTCTCCAACCTGGTCAACATCGTGTCGGCCGACTTCTTCCGCATCGGGTTCGCCGACTACGCGTCCGTGATGGTGCCGGTGGATCTCGCGTCGATCGCCGCGACGCTGGTCGTGCTGCTGCTGTTCTTCCGCCGCGATGTGCCGACTAGCTACCACGTTGCGCAACTCCGTGCGCCAGCCGACGCGATCCGCGACCGGGCCACGTTCCGGGCCGGCTGGGTGGTCCTCGCCGCCCTCCTGGCCGGCTTCTTCTTGCTCGAACCTATCGGCGTACCGGTCAGCGCCGTCGCCGCTGCCGGCGCGGTCCTGCTGCTCGTCGTCGCCGCGCGCGGCCAGGTCATCGAGACCCGCAAGGTGCTGCGGGGCGCGCCCTGGCAGGTCGTCATCTTCTCGCTCGGCATGTATCTGGTCGTCTACGGCCTCCGAAACGCCGGCCTGACCGACCACCTCGCCGGTCTCCTCGATCGCACCGCCCAGGGCGGCGTCTGGGGCGCGGCGTTCGGCACCGGCATCATCGCCGCGCTGCTGTCGTCGGTGATGAACAACATGCCGACGGTCTTGGTCGGCGCGCTGTCGATCGACGCGACCCACGCCACGGGCGCGGTCAAGGAAGCCATGATCTACGCCAACGTGATCGGCTGCGACCTCGGCCCCAAGATCACCCCGATCGGCTCGCTCGCTACGCTGCTATGGCTGCACGTCCTAGGACAGAAGGGCATCCGCATCGGCTGGGGCTACTACTTCAGGATCGGCGCGACCCTGACCGTCCCGGTGCTGCTGGTGACGCTCGCCGCGCTCGCGCTGCGGATCAGCGGGCAGTGA
- a CDS encoding reverse transcriptase domain-containing protein, with the protein MAVLMGAWHAIRRNAETSRQEATKRRAREFGEDLVVNLRKLQSRLEAGYVFAKAHGATPPKAGGKPGKRPLVVAPLEDRIVQRALLDVLQDADDLPLLQAVLACPTSVGGIRGRGVDTGLKLFQARVEAGDQYCAGSDIAAFFTKIPRQKVFEFLTGAGVEIEFVELVEKALTVELANEDRLSAADRKLFPTGPDGVAQGCPLSALAGNIVLREFDARMNERGITCIRYIDDFIVLGRSERGVRKAMTSAGEMLAAYGMSIYDPVRAPTKAFEGKIGEPHTFLGHELCPGSFPPAAGARERLMSQIGTLIAEGQRSIDKAGSGRALQSQDRCYAQTLVAIDNTVRGWRGSFRTSNCPDVFAAMDREIDRRLEGFHGYYRARMAKMNRAQQRQAMKVSLLLKT; encoded by the coding sequence ATGGCTGTGCTCATGGGGGCTTGGCACGCGATCCGTCGAAACGCGGAAACTTCGCGGCAGGAAGCGACGAAGCGCCGTGCGCGTGAGTTCGGAGAGGACTTGGTCGTAAATCTCCGCAAGCTCCAGAGCAGGTTGGAAGCAGGATACGTGTTCGCCAAGGCGCACGGTGCCACGCCCCCCAAGGCCGGGGGAAAGCCGGGCAAGCGCCCGCTAGTCGTCGCTCCGTTAGAAGACCGGATCGTTCAGCGAGCACTTTTGGATGTCTTGCAGGATGCGGATGATTTGCCGCTTCTGCAAGCCGTGCTGGCGTGTCCAACTTCCGTTGGAGGCATTCGCGGGCGAGGTGTCGATACAGGATTGAAACTCTTCCAGGCCCGAGTTGAGGCCGGGGATCAGTATTGTGCTGGATCTGACATTGCTGCATTTTTCACAAAAATTCCTCGGCAGAAAGTTTTTGAGTTCTTGACGGGCGCCGGAGTCGAAATAGAATTTGTTGAATTGGTCGAGAAAGCTCTCACCGTTGAGCTCGCCAACGAGGATCGGCTTAGTGCTGCTGATAGGAAGCTGTTTCCCACGGGCCCGGACGGTGTTGCGCAGGGCTGCCCGCTTTCCGCGCTTGCGGGCAACATCGTGCTCCGGGAATTCGATGCACGTATGAACGAGCGGGGCATCACTTGCATTCGCTATATCGACGACTTCATCGTGCTCGGACGAAGCGAGCGAGGGGTGCGTAAGGCAATGACCTCGGCTGGCGAAATGCTGGCAGCTTATGGGATGAGCATCTATGATCCAGTGCGCGCGCCAACGAAGGCCTTCGAAGGTAAGATCGGCGAGCCACATACGTTTCTTGGACATGAACTCTGCCCTGGGTCATTTCCGCCAGCCGCTGGCGCACGCGAAAGACTGATGTCTCAAATCGGAACGCTCATCGCCGAAGGACAGCGCTCAATTGACAAGGCTGGGAGCGGGCGCGCGCTTCAATCACAAGATAGGTGCTACGCTCAGACTCTCGTCGCGATCGACAATACCGTTCGGGGCTGGCGCGGCTCATTCCGAACGTCGAATTGTCCAGATGTCTTTGCAGCCATGGATAGAGAGATCGATCGCCGGCTAGAGGGCTTTCACGGCTACTATCGGGCGCGGATGGCCAAGATGAACCGTGCGCAGCAGAGGCAAGCGATGAAGGTCAGCCTTCTTCTGAAAACGTGA
- a CDS encoding ArsR/SmtB family transcription factor produces MNNDSAIAALGALAQGTRLDVFRLLVRHEPDGMAAGEIARQLDVPQNTMSAHLGILARAGIVRSERHSRSIIYRADLDGLRALTLFLVKDCCAGSPELCAPLLAEITPCC; encoded by the coding sequence ATGAATAACGATTCGGCCATCGCCGCCCTCGGGGCGCTCGCGCAGGGCACCCGCCTCGACGTGTTCCGCCTGCTGGTCCGGCACGAGCCAGACGGCATGGCGGCGGGTGAGATCGCCCGCCAGCTCGACGTGCCGCAGAACACCATGTCCGCGCATCTCGGCATCCTCGCGCGCGCCGGCATCGTTCGATCCGAGCGGCACAGCCGGTCCATCATCTACCGCGCCGACCTCGACGGCCTGCGGGCGCTGACGCTGTTCCTGGTCAAGGACTGCTGCGCCGGCTCGCCCGAGCTGTGCGCGCCGCTCCTCGCCGAAATCACCCCCTGCTGCTGA
- a CDS encoding MerR family transcriptional regulator, translating into MLMIGDLAKLTGTKVNTVRFYEAGGLLPLAERTASGRRIYGQADVQRLRFIRRTRHLGFSLDEVRTLLDLAGQHDRDCGTVDEIANLHLEEIDRKIADLTALRRELSGVIASCTGGKMAECRILEAFSPTANCEPT; encoded by the coding sequence ATGTTGATGATCGGCGACTTGGCCAAGCTGACAGGGACCAAGGTCAACACCGTCCGGTTCTACGAGGCGGGCGGGCTGCTGCCGCTTGCCGAACGAACCGCGTCAGGACGCCGGATATACGGTCAGGCCGACGTGCAGCGGCTGCGGTTCATCCGCCGCACTCGACATCTCGGGTTCTCCTTGGACGAGGTCAGGACCTTGCTCGATCTCGCGGGCCAGCATGATCGAGACTGCGGCACGGTGGACGAGATCGCCAATCTTCACCTGGAGGAAATCGACAGGAAGATCGCCGACCTGACCGCGCTCAGGCGCGAGCTGTCGGGAGTGATAGCGAGCTGCACGGGCGGCAAGATGGCCGAGTGCCGCATCCTGGAGGCGTTCTCACCAACAGCCAATTGCGAACCGACCTGA
- a CDS encoding TolC family protein: protein MMIARHLAFAIGLAIAASPAIGQTYPGPVMSLDDALAAAGATNPSIEASQSGIRAAEAQRSVAGLRPNPSIDAMAENVAGTGAYSGLRSSETTVGLSLPLELGGKRSARVAVASAQLDRATLGAAIARADLRLRVTQAYNDAVAARRRAENAREQVGIAAEVLRAARVRVAAGRASPLEEQRADVARLNAEGAAERTERSAQVALDNLARLTGRAMGTLDGAWFARVAATGPALPVATGDTLAVAAARADLTTATAQVRLARSQRIPDVTVSAAARRLEASNDIAGVFSVSVPLPLFNNGRAGVDLASAQRQQADAQRRAAVLDAEQGIASAQVDAANGATTARNATGPTLAAAQEAARIARIGYREGKFGQLDLLEAERTLAETRSAAIDALAAYHDAQARLERLTAPAPTDAELPR from the coding sequence ATGATGATCGCCCGCCATCTAGCCTTCGCAATCGGGCTGGCAATCGCCGCGAGCCCGGCAATCGGGCAGACCTACCCCGGCCCGGTCATGTCGCTCGACGACGCACTCGCCGCGGCAGGCGCGACCAACCCATCGATCGAGGCATCGCAGTCCGGCATCCGCGCGGCCGAGGCGCAGCGGAGTGTGGCAGGGCTGCGTCCGAACCCCTCGATCGACGCGATGGCTGAGAACGTCGCGGGCACCGGCGCCTACAGCGGCCTGCGCTCGTCGGAGACAACCGTGGGGTTGTCCCTTCCGCTCGAACTCGGCGGCAAGCGCTCGGCACGGGTTGCCGTTGCCAGCGCTCAGCTCGACAGGGCGACGTTGGGGGCGGCAATCGCGCGGGCGGACCTGCGGTTGCGGGTGACGCAGGCCTACAACGACGCGGTCGCCGCCCGGCGCAGGGCGGAGAACGCGCGCGAGCAGGTGGGCATAGCCGCCGAGGTCCTGCGGGCCGCTCGTGTCCGCGTCGCCGCAGGGCGCGCTTCACCGCTGGAGGAGCAGCGCGCCGACGTGGCCCGACTCAACGCCGAGGGAGCCGCCGAACGGACCGAGCGCTCCGCCCAGGTGGCGCTCGACAACCTTGCCAGGCTCACAGGGCGCGCCATGGGAACGCTTGACGGAGCGTGGTTCGCGCGCGTGGCCGCGACCGGCCCAGCACTCCCCGTCGCGACGGGGGACACGCTCGCCGTGGCGGCCGCCCGGGCCGACCTGACCACCGCGACCGCGCAGGTACGACTCGCGCGCAGCCAGCGAATTCCCGACGTCACCGTCAGCGCCGCCGCGCGTCGCCTGGAGGCCAGCAACGACATCGCGGGCGTGTTCAGCGTGTCGGTTCCGCTGCCTCTGTTCAACAACGGGCGCGCAGGGGTCGACCTCGCCTCGGCCCAGCGGCAGCAGGCCGACGCCCAGCGCCGCGCCGCAGTGCTGGACGCCGAGCAGGGGATCGCCTCAGCACAGGTGGACGCGGCGAACGGCGCCACCACGGCGCGCAACGCCACCGGGCCGACGCTGGCGGCGGCGCAGGAGGCAGCGCGTATCGCGCGGATCGGCTACCGCGAAGGCAAGTTCGGCCAGCTCGACCTGCTGGAGGCCGAGCGGACCCTCGCCGAGACACGTTCCGCCGCGATAGACGCACTCGCAGCCTACCATGACGCACAGGCCCGGCTGGAACGGTTGACCGCCCCGGCGCCCACCGACGCGGAGCTTCCACGATGA
- a CDS encoding cation transporter yields the protein MTTSETTSCGCTGDTSRATRDPAYRRALLSVIVLNLGFGALEIVGGFLADSQALKADALDFVGDGTISLLGLLALGWTARARSQVALAQGAFLALLGIGVLAFAAWRAINALAPEADLMGGIGIAALAVNVAAALMLARFRDGDANVRAIWLFSRNDALANVAVIAAAGMVAWTGSAWPDLAVAGVIALIFLHSAWEIISGASAEMRGDTAHRRARA from the coding sequence ATGACCACAAGCGAAACCACATCGTGCGGCTGCACCGGCGATACGAGTCGTGCGACGCGCGACCCCGCGTATCGGCGCGCGCTCCTCAGCGTCATCGTCCTCAACCTCGGATTCGGCGCGCTCGAGATCGTCGGCGGTTTCCTCGCCGACAGTCAGGCGCTAAAGGCCGATGCGCTCGATTTCGTCGGTGACGGCACGATCTCGCTCCTCGGTCTGCTGGCCCTCGGCTGGACGGCACGGGCACGGTCCCAGGTGGCGCTGGCGCAAGGCGCGTTCCTCGCGCTGCTCGGCATCGGCGTCCTGGCGTTCGCCGCGTGGCGCGCGATAAACGCGCTCGCGCCCGAGGCCGACCTGATGGGCGGGATCGGGATCGCCGCCTTGGCAGTCAACGTCGCGGCCGCGCTGATGCTGGCGCGCTTCCGCGATGGCGACGCAAACGTCCGCGCGATCTGGCTGTTCAGCAGGAACGACGCGCTGGCGAACGTCGCCGTCATCGCGGCGGCGGGAATGGTCGCATGGACAGGCAGCGCATGGCCCGACCTCGCCGTCGCGGGCGTCATCGCGCTGATCTTCCTGCATTCGGCGTGGGAGATCATCAGCGGCGCGTCCGCCGAGATGCGGGGTGACACCGCACACAGAAGGGCTCGCGCATGA
- the arsC gene encoding arsenate reductase (glutaredoxin) (This arsenate reductase requires both glutathione and glutaredoxin to convert arsenate to arsenite, after which the efflux transporter formed by ArsA and ArsB can extrude the arsenite from the cell, providing resistance.) has product MAVDVVIYHNPACGTSRNTLAMIRNAGIEPHVVEYLKTPPSRALLVELIDRAGITPRDLLREKGTPYAEFGLADVSLTDDALLDAMIAHPVLINRPLVVSPLGVRLCRPSEAVLNLLPEPQQGAFAKEDGEQVVDVSGQRIV; this is encoded by the coding sequence ATGGCCGTCGACGTCGTGATCTACCACAACCCCGCCTGCGGCACCTCGCGCAACACGCTGGCGATGATCCGCAACGCCGGCATCGAGCCGCACGTCGTGGAGTATCTGAAGACCCCGCCGTCCCGCGCCCTCCTGGTCGAGCTGATCGATCGCGCCGGCATCACGCCCCGGGATCTGCTGCGCGAGAAGGGCACGCCCTACGCCGAGTTCGGTCTCGCCGACGTCTCGCTGACCGACGACGCCCTGCTCGACGCCATGATCGCGCACCCGGTCCTCATCAACCGCCCGCTGGTCGTCTCGCCGCTCGGCGTGAGGCTCTGCCGCCCGTCCGAGGCGGTCCTCAATCTGCTGCCAGAGCCGCAGCAGGGCGCGTTCGCCAAGGAGGATGGCGAGCAGGTCGTGGACGTCTCCGGGCAGCGCATCGTCTGA
- the mobF gene encoding MobF family relaxase produces MVATLINLTNPDDALGYYEADEYYVGDAKAPSAWHGRGAAKLGLRGEVDPDAFAASLHGKLPNGTVLGTVRDGVREHKPGWDLACSAPKSVSVAALVAGDRRLLDAHDRAVGVALDYTERHAATARIREGKTTPRVATGNLAIAAFPHFTARETENLPDPQVHTHCVIINATCDDDGTWRSIESHPLYQLQKAIGAIYHQQLAAEVQRLGYTVTIGGENGLFELDAITPEVRDAFANRSRQIEAALAARGQTRASATAAEKAVVALDTRSPKEAVDYQQLTGAWRDRAHELGFTEAARRTLVAEAEARVGQAMPGTRARMRIADREVAFAAAHVGERDAVFAAAILEREAGDAARGQVFPGDIVAAIARAERAQDLVIRAAPGMARGVVGYTTREAIATEERMLGLERAGRGTLDPLADHFDAAIIVAKAEAVSEKMGHTWTDGQRTATKALLVSPNSVVGILGSAGTAKTTTVLRVHADAAKARGYTVRALAPTATAADELARAIGGEPMTVAKMLTASPATPCGDRKPEIWIVDEASMLSARDGEALLAQAHTEGARVVLVGDVKQLGSVAAGRAFGQLQDAGMETPKLAEIVRQSNPDTKRAVEALLAGNAEAAFAALDDGGGEVIQHADHDVRRARLARDFARLSPKDRARTLVLDPTREGRQALTDAIRAELVRDGTLGERAMAVTVLESVGLTDAARTRAASYRPGTVVIFRKGGEDGAPRRNTGYRVGSVDAEGGTVRLLDPEGQALTWSPGDGSAANADAFTEVEQQFRTGDRIQFTRNNYEAKRLNGRTAEVVAIDPDEGILVVRSKNGNRQALDMANVADRHIRPGWVRTIHSAQGATCERVMAHLESFRSNVDANIAYVAVSRAKASAIIYTDDRDRLASAIEGRSSAKVGAIDEMLKRQGASVASPLSARTVGIAIGL; encoded by the coding sequence GCACCGTTCGCGACGGCGTGCGCGAGCACAAGCCCGGTTGGGACTTGGCCTGCTCCGCACCGAAATCCGTGTCGGTCGCGGCACTGGTGGCGGGCGACCGTCGCCTGCTCGACGCCCATGACCGCGCCGTTGGGGTCGCGCTCGACTATACCGAGAGGCACGCCGCCACCGCCCGCATCCGCGAGGGCAAGACCACCCCGCGCGTCGCGACCGGCAATCTCGCCATTGCCGCGTTCCCGCATTTTACCGCCCGCGAGACCGAGAACCTGCCCGACCCGCAGGTCCACACCCACTGCGTCATCATCAACGCCACCTGCGACGACGACGGCACATGGCGCAGCATCGAAAGCCATCCCCTCTATCAGCTGCAGAAGGCTATCGGTGCCATCTACCACCAGCAGCTCGCGGCCGAGGTGCAGCGGCTGGGCTATACCGTCACGATCGGGGGAGAGAACGGGCTGTTCGAACTCGACGCCATCACCCCAGAAGTGCGCGACGCCTTCGCCAACCGCTCCCGCCAGATCGAGGCGGCGCTCGCCGCACGCGGCCAGACCCGTGCCAGCGCAACCGCAGCCGAGAAGGCCGTCGTCGCGCTCGACACCCGCAGCCCCAAGGAGGCCGTCGACTACCAGCAGCTCACCGGCGCATGGCGCGACCGCGCCCATGAACTCGGCTTCACCGAGGCCGCGCGCCGCACGCTTGTCGCCGAGGCCGAAGCTCGCGTGGGTCAGGCCATGCCTGGCACCCGCGCCCGGATGCGCATCGCAGACCGCGAGGTCGCCTTCGCCGCTGCGCATGTCGGCGAGCGCGACGCGGTGTTCGCAGCCGCCATCCTCGAACGCGAGGCCGGCGACGCCGCACGCGGCCAAGTGTTCCCCGGCGACATCGTCGCCGCCATCGCCCGCGCCGAGCGCGCCCAGGACCTCGTCATCCGCGCCGCCCCCGGCATGGCGCGCGGCGTCGTCGGCTATACCACCCGCGAGGCCATCGCGACCGAAGAGCGGATGCTGGGTCTGGAACGCGCCGGTCGGGGCACGCTCGATCCGCTCGCCGACCATTTCGACGCCGCCATCATCGTCGCTAAGGCTGAGGCCGTGTCGGAGAAGATGGGCCACACATGGACCGACGGGCAGCGCACCGCCACCAAGGCGCTGCTTGTCTCTCCAAACAGCGTCGTCGGCATCCTGGGCAGCGCCGGCACCGCCAAGACCACTACGGTCCTGCGCGTCCATGCCGATGCCGCCAAGGCACGCGGCTACACCGTCCGCGCGCTCGCACCCACGGCCACGGCTGCGGACGAACTGGCGCGCGCGATCGGGGGCGAGCCGATGACCGTCGCCAAGATGCTCACCGCCAGTCCCGCCACGCCGTGCGGCGACAGGAAGCCCGAAATCTGGATCGTCGACGAAGCGTCCATGCTCAGCGCCCGCGACGGCGAGGCGCTGCTCGCCCAGGCCCATACCGAGGGCGCACGCGTCGTGTTGGTCGGTGACGTGAAGCAATTGGGTAGCGTCGCGGCCGGCCGTGCATTCGGCCAGCTTCAGGACGCCGGCATGGAGACGCCCAAGCTCGCCGAGATCGTCCGCCAGTCCAACCCCGACACAAAGCGTGCGGTCGAGGCGCTGCTCGCCGGCAATGCCGAGGCCGCGTTCGCCGCCCTCGACGACGGGGGTGGCGAGGTCATCCAGCACGCCGACCACGACGTGCGGCGTGCGCGGCTCGCCCGCGACTTCGCGCGCCTGTCGCCGAAGGACCGCGCCCGCACGCTCGTCCTCGACCCGACCCGCGAGGGTCGCCAGGCGCTCACCGACGCCATTCGCGCCGAACTGGTTCGCGACGGCACGCTGGGCGAGCGCGCGATGGCCGTCACTGTACTCGAATCGGTCGGGCTCACCGACGCCGCCCGCACCCGCGCCGCCAGCTACCGCCCCGGCACCGTCGTCATTTTCCGCAAGGGCGGGGAAGACGGCGCGCCACGTCGCAACACCGGCTACCGCGTCGGGTCTGTCGACGCCGAGGGCGGCACCGTCCGCCTGCTCGACCCCGAAGGTCAGGCGCTCACCTGGTCCCCCGGCGATGGCAGCGCCGCCAATGCCGATGCCTTCACGGAAGTCGAACAGCAGTTCCGCACCGGCGACCGCATCCAGTTCACCCGCAACAACTACGAGGCCAAGCGGCTCAACGGACGCACTGCCGAGGTGGTTGCGATCGACCCCGACGAAGGCATCCTCGTCGTCCGCTCCAAGAACGGCAATCGGCAGGCCCTCGACATGGCCAACGTCGCCGACCGTCACATCCGCCCAGGCTGGGTCCGCACCATCCACAGCGCGCAAGGGGCGACCTGTGAGCGCGTCATGGCTCACCTCGAATCTTTTCGCAGCAACGTCGACGCCAACATCGCCTACGTCGCCGTCTCCCGAGCCAAAGCGTCTGCGATCATCTACACCGACGACCGCGACCGCCTCGCCAGTGCCATCGAAGGACGCAGCAGCGCCAAGGTCGGCGCGATCGACGAGATGCTGAAGCGCCAGGGAGCGTCGGTCGCGTCGCCGCTATCTGCACGGACTGTGGGCATCGCTATAGGCCTTTAG